The window attattattataattgtaACAACTACAACAGAAGTCTTTTAGATAAACTTGATTAGACTGTTTTGTAATTTGAACACAAATACTGTAGCCAGTTCACATCTTGACCAGCAGGAAGTGCCTGCTAGTCTAGCAGTACTGATAGGATGTTCTGAGATCATTAGAAAGTGTCCtacaatgttgttgttgtaatcTGTGAAAAACATGAGTTATCAATCCTAATGCCTATTTTTTTGGTTTGATTGTCTACTCTGCTCGTTAACCACCCCTGAGGGACTGGATGTACGGGGCGTTGCTCCATGAAGGAGGAGGTCGTGTGGCATCACCCTACACTCTCCTGGGAAGTAATCTGATGGAtcagaaagagggtgagagtAAGGGTGAGGGTGAcagagtgagggtgagagagcgagGGTGAGAGTAAGGGTGAGAGtaagggtgagagagtgagggtgtgagggtgagagtAAGGGTGCTGAATGAATGCAAGTGAAAGGGACAaagactaaccctaacactaaccctaacggAACACCAGATTTAATCAACTGAACTGTTACAAAAAAGAAAGTATTTATTATCGGCAATTCACATTCAACCATATGTAAATAAAAGCTGCAATGTGAtgtgaaaaagaaaagacaTTGATATAAAATATTCAAACTGCAGAAATAgtaattgtttttttgtgtggaaaCTCTTGAGGAGCGGTCTACAGTAGACTCCTGCTCCAGACCCCAGGGTACAAGTTTGTGCCCCCTTTGTACAGGTTCAAGCGTGTTGGTGgcatagacaaacacagcatTACACATGGAAGTGCTCACAGCAGTATTGTATGGGCCTTTCTaattacagcacacacacacgccggtcACATGCTGCAattacatacacattcacagacCCCAGttcctcatacacacatacatattacAAGCCACACGCACACTATAAgccaggtgaggggaggggtctCCAGAGTACGCCCCGTGTGATGCCATGCAGTAAGGATGGGTGGTGTGGCTTGGTTCTGATTGGTGGTGAACCCAGAACTACAGATCCTTCttgtctcctccttcctcctggagaatctagaggagggagggagaaggagagagagacatttatGAAAGAGATGAAGACCAGTTTAAATAAAATACAACTGCACCTGCAGAGCCTGgagtaagaaagagacagacagaggaaagaaagggagatgagagagggaggtagagtcaCCTGCAGCTTGTGGTGTTCCTTCATCAGTGAGTCGTACTCCAGGGCCAgaccctcctgctgctccttcaGGGCCTGCAGCTCCGCCTCAGACCTCCTCAACACTGGGGACACAGGGCATCCtggctgagtgagtgtgtgtgtgtgtgtgtgcgtgtatatatgTGAGTGTAtacatatgcgtgtgtgtgcacgcatgtgtgtacCCACCTTCTTCAGAGCCTTTCAGCTCAgccttcagcttctccacctccttcctcagcATCTGGTTTCCTTCCCTTGTGGcctcatctcctttcctctccagcaGAGTCTGCAACAGGCTCAACCTTTACCTGGTTGTGCCGCAGCTCAGATGCAGTGATAGAGACACTGTATTCTAGGCTAACTGGACTATGCTATTCAGAGCTACTTGGCCAGTTACATTAGTCAGATAGCTAAGTATAGTGGcctggtacatttacatttattcatttagcagacgcttttatccaaagcgacttccaagagagctttacaaaagtgcataggtcaataatcatgaacaacgagatagcctcgTAGGAAGTGGTAGCTAGGTGGGTACAGCACAGCAGCCTGATAGCTAGGTGAGGTACAGCACAGCAGCCTGATAGCTAGGTGAGGTACAGCACAGCAGCCTGATAGCTAGGTGAGGTACAGCACAGCAGCCTGATAGCTAGGTGAGGTACAGCACAGCAGCCTGGTAGCTAGGTGGGTACAGCACAGCAGCCTGATAGCTAGGTGAGGTACAGCACAGCAGCCTGATAGCTAGGTGAGGTACAGCACAGCAGCCTGATAGCTAGGTGAGGTACAGCACAGCAGCTTGATAGCTAGGTGAGGTACAGCACAGCAGCTTGATAGCTAGGTGAGGTACAGCACAGCAGCCTGATAGCTAGGTGAGGTACAGCACAGCAGCCTGATAGCTAGGTGAGGTACAGCACAGCAGCCTGATAGCTAGGTGAGGTACAGCACAGCAGCCTGATAGCTAGGTGAGGTACAGCACAGCAGCCTGATAGCTAGGTGAGGTACAGCACAGCAGCCTGATAGCTAGGTgagctaaagctagctagcaaatGCTAAGAACTAACCTGTTTCAGGAGCTCGTTGTATTTCATGTGTTGCTTGGCGACCTGGTTAgcgctgtctgcctgtgtctgcagcGAGGCGGTGGAGCTCTCAGCGCTGGCCAGCTGGCTGATCAGGGTGGTCACCCTCCTCATCACCCTGCAGGTCACAGGGGTCACCAAGTCACTcgtcagcactcacacacacatactaacactaCCAATGTAGTGTTACCAAACTACTGAGTTTGACCGATTTAACTAGGAGGAGACTTGTTCAGGAAGTGATGTAAGATTCAGGAAGTGTCCAGGAAGTGATGTAAGACTCACAgccaaaggaagagagagaagccagAGATGTAGAGGTTCCTCTGGGCTCTGAACAGCTTCATGTGAAGGTGGTCAAACATGTTGGGATGCAGCTTGGGGTCTTTGCTCTGCTCCGACCCAGAGTACTTCCTCACCTCTCGCACAGCATCTGAGTgacaacacacacctcattcTGATTCTAAACTCAATGAACTAAGACAACTTCCTGTGTTTTCTGTATCTTATGAGAAAAATTTCATTTTTATGCTAATTTACGCTATATGCTAAGACTTACTAATGTATTAattggggatttgaacctgcaacctcttgatctgtaaTGAAatcctctaaccactgagctacatctCATATACGCTTGTATCGTATCTAGTGTGTACTAGCATACTACTACTGCACACAGCTGTGATGGACTGCTGTCACTAACCGAGGAAGAGGACAACCAGGACAATGATCATGGTGAGGAAAAACTTGTTCCCAAATCGGGCCATCCGGTTCCAAATACTCAACTGGAATATATTCTGccatctgcagagagagacagagagacagagggagaggaagaacagagggagagaggagagagaggtacaggagagagtcagagagacagagggagagaggagagacagggagagaggagagacagaggtacaggagagagtcagagagcatAGGAGAGTAGGAAAGTGAAACACTGTTAGTAGCTCCATCATGGTTTCCCGAGCTTATAAAACGAAAGAAAGGCCTTAAAAGGCACATACCTCCTTGCTGAAATGAAGGGCAGGCAGAAGATGAGGAGGATTCCAATCTCCACGTACAGGAAAAGAGCTACTGCAGTCCACTGTAGCGTCATCTCCAGAGATCGGGTCTGGACGAGATGGAACATTAAGACCAGTTCAATAAACCAACAAGCGAATTTTGTTGGGCAGCAACAAACCTTTGCATGCGAACTACCAGCGATACAATCACTCAACAATGCGAACCTTGTTTTCAATGATAAGCTTCTAAACGAGAGATTCTGTTCAAAGTTCACATGTCACAAGTAGAGGCTAATACCAACACATGTATACAGGTCCCTGCACCTAATTTAATGTACTATAAAGTCAAAAATAGTATCAGCAATGTTGGCAAGCTAGCTGGCGAACAGGTACTGGAAACAAAGTAAGTCTTACATATGTCTTGCAAATAGTTTACCTTGCCTGTCAGTTACGAGAACTTTCAGCAGAAGTCTGCTCAGTCGGCACACAACTCACAAGCCAGATAACAAACTGGCTAGCTCACGACATCTAACCGATATTAAGCTAAGCCATGCGGTAAACGAAGATTACTTTTTTAATTATTAAGAATGCTATAAACCATACTAAATCACTTTCTGAAACTCACAAATGGATTTCTGCCCCTCAGACGGCTTAGCAAGTTTTAACAAGTGTGGACACAAAACTTGGTGCCCAGCCCACTTCCTGAAAGCACCAACATTCAACGTAGCGTTTTCCACCAGTCAACTTTCCTTCTTTACTTCCGCACTACTCAAAATCTGCATTTACGTCGCCAGGCGCGCTCTCGACACCAACAAAAATTAGATTATTTTGCTTAAGGAAATACTATTGAGTTGTCCAatttcaaatcaactttatttctgCCTCTTTTTTTGGTGGCACGCTTTGGGTTTCACATAATCAAACAATAATTTGACGTCCAGAGCTAAACATGATCTATTCCTCCTCTAATAACATGAAGAAGAACGTCCGGAAACGACCGGATGTGACGTACATTAAAATAAAGCATTCAAGCTAGCTAGAAGACATGGAGGCTAGGCAAAGCCACTATTGACAGCCTTTCCCCTCCTACCAATAACTATTTAGAGTTCCTTTAACACGGACGTCTTCGTGACAAAGGTGAGCAATGAATAACAAtttttcacacacagagacgcgaCGCAGCTCATCAAACATGTATGAATCAATGACGTCTTACTAAGCAAACTACGTTGGCTTTCAGCTAGCTTTCCCAGGTTGAGGTAGCAAGCTAGACaactaacaaaaacatcagccagccagtcagcaaggTGAGGCCCCAACAGGTTTTGCGAGCcaggttttcagcattttaAATAGAGAACGTCAGAGTAAGGTTGAGTTCACTTCGTAGTCACCACCAGACATACAAGCCAGTGCTAACGCTCGCTAGCTAAATCGTGCTACGTACACAGCAATCGTGGCTTAAATGACATATCTTTAGTTTCACAATAGCTTTTCGGTATCAATTTTAGCGGTATTATACCACTGAATTTCCCTATCCAGTTCTACTGCGTTGTTTGTTCTCATGTAGGCAAACAAGACGGCATTTTTGGATTTTCAGTAAGTTGTGAGCTGAGAGTGCAATGTATATCCAAGTAAGTAAATCTAACGCAAACGTATTTGGGTTTTGTCAGCTTGCTATCTAAACATAGTATGTTTCGTAGAGGTCTCGTCCGTATCAGCAGGTGTGTTTTCGGAGCAACTGGTCCAACAGTTTAAGTAACAACGTTAGGCCCAACCTAGGCGATCTCCTATGTATACTAGACTAGGGACTTGTTACAAGTATTTGTGAGTGATCTGGTCATAAATTTGGTTCTTATTTTATGGGGATCTAAATTAGGTAGTTCTACATCGGACTACATCCTGTATGTACGGTATATTAGTCTCTGTCTCGCTGATACTGCGCTGTTAGCACTCAAACGAGACGGAGATGTAATGACGCTTTACGACAGACAGGTGTGGGAAAAGGAAGCTGAGACCAAGTTTGCTCACTTGAATACCGTTTTTTAGCTGACAGTTTGCTACGTCACGTTGTTACATCGCTGTGCTTTCTGAGAGGAGCAGAGTGAGCTGGCTCTGTAAgtgttggggtgagggagggagagcaggggggctgacatgtctgtgacatcacagaagCAGGTGTGTTCATGGTACCTGGCTCAGCTGTACCTGACAGAGACACCACAAtggggatgtttgtgtgtttctgtgtattgcTCTGAATCCATTACTGAAACACCCACTGAAACACACCTGAACCCATCTAATAAtgctacccccccaccccctaactaGAGTCATGGAGTCCATGCTGAACAAGCTGAAGAGCACCGTTACCAAGGTGACGGCTGATGTCACCAGTGCCGTCATGGGCAACCCGGTGACGCGGGAGTTTGAGGTGGGGCGCCACATTGCCAGCGGGGGGCCCGGGATGAGCTGGAGGATCTACAACGGGACCAAGAAGTCCaccaagcaggtgtgtgtgtgtagatgtgtgtgttggaacaggaagtgtgtgatgttgttgcggtgtgtgttggaacaggaagtgtgtgatgttgttgtggtgtgtgttggaacagccagtgtgtgatgttgttgtggtgtgtgttggaacagtcagtgtgtgatgttgttgcggtgtgtgttggaacagaaagtgtgtgaggttgttgcggtgtgtgttggaacaggaagtgtgtgatgttgttgcggtgtgtgttggaacagtcagtgtgtgatgttgttgcggtgtgtgttggaacagaaagtgtgtgatgttgttgcggtgtgtgttggaacagaaagtgtgtgatgttgttgcggtgtgtgttggaacaggaagtgtgtgatgttgttgcggtgtgtgttggaacaggaagtgtgtgatgttgttgcggtgtgtgttggaataggaagtggcagtgtttgtgttggataAGAAGATGCTGGAGAAGCATCAGAGGTTTGATAAGGAGCAGGTCCTGGAGTCTCTGAAGAGAGGAGTTCAGCAGCTGACCAGGCTACGCCACCCTCGCCTGCTCACCGTCCAGCACCCCCTGGAGGAgtcacggtacacacacatatacatgcatgaatacacacacacacacacacctatgatgCCATGAGCAGCACCCTCTCAGAGCTGGGCCTCAGACAGGCTCTGACTTTGTCTCTCGTTGGTTCATACAGAAGTGTGTTTTTTAAATCCAGTTCTGATCAAAGCCAGCTCTGCAGACCATGTTGTGAATAATACATGTCCTGTCAGAGGAATCTAGACTCCTACTGtccttcatctgtctctccgtcactctctctctttcacgctgTCTCATTTactctctcccttgtcctctctctcattcatctgtctctcctctcatccctccctgtaGGGATTCTCTGGCGTTCTGTACAGAGCCTGTGTTTGCCAGTCTGGCCAACGTGCTGGGCCAGACTGACAACCTGCCCAGCCCTGTCCCCCCCGACATCAGGGACTACAGCCTGTACGCTGTGGAGACCAAGTATGGActgctgcaggtacacacacacacacacacacacacacagggatgtagCGATTAACCAATGTTACTATTAATTCCAATTTACTCATAAAAGGGACATTATGGTTCATAATGTTTCTATGAACTAAGTTACACTGTGCGTAAAATTAAGCAAACAATGCTGGAATTTGCAAAGTTTTTTTTGTacaaacattattttatttattctcaaaatgtttttcaaccttaaaaaaaacgttttcaccccccaaaaatatgaacattttttttttgtaaaaaaaaataaatgtttttgaatGTTTTCGAAAACATTCTATTTTATACCTAGCGTACCATCAAAATCTATAATCGttgcatccccacacacaccccacgcatacacaccacacacaccccacacatacacaccacacacacccccacggtGACCAGAGTGTTCCTGTGGTGCAGGTGTCAGAGGGTCTGGCGTTCCTCCACAGCGGGGTGAAGATGGTCCATGGGAACCTGTGTCCTGAAAACATCATCCTGAACAAGAGCGGCGCCTGGAAGATCATGGGCTTCGACTTCAGCATCTCCTCCACCAACCCCTCAGACACCgaggtgacagacacacacacacacaccacacacctacacacacacacaccacacacacacacacacacacacacacacaggtacatgcaTGGATACAGACACATGGGAAAACGGACACAATAATACTTTAATACTGTCTTAATACTGTCTTAATACTGTCTTTTTTGAACTAGCAGGATCATTTTAGCTTGTGTGCTGGGGTGttgcccctacacacacacactcacctactccccccccccccagcctaagTTCTCGTGTCGGGAATGGGAGCCCAACCTGCCCCCCTTGTGCCTCCCCAACCCCTCGTACCTTGCCCCAGAGTACATCCTGTCTGTGAGCTGTGACACGGCATCAGACATGTACTCTCTGGGGGTGCTGGTCCACGCCATCTTCAACCAGGGAGCCCCTGTCCTGCAGGTCAACCAGAATGACATCTTCAAAAGCTTCAGCAGGCAGCTGGaccaggtacagacacacacacaggctcacacacacacacaggctcacacacacacacaggctcacacacacacacaggctcacacacacacacaggctcacacacacacaaaggctcacacacacacacaggctcgctcacccacacacacagtgacagtgtTGTCCTCCAGCTGAGCAGGCTGGGGCCGTCCATGCTGACTGTcccagaggaggtgagggagcacGTCAAGATGCTGCTCAGTATCACACCCACCGTCAGACCAGATGCTGACCAGATGACCAAGGTGACTCCtcaccctgacccctcacccctcaccctgacccctcaccctgacccctcaccctgatccctcaccctgacccctcaccctgacccctctctctctctctctccctccagatccCCTTCTTTGATGATGTGGGGGCAGTGACGCTGCAGTATTTTGACTCCCTGTTCCAGAGAGATAACCTGCAGAAGTCTCAGTTCTACAAAGGACTGCCCAAAGTACTGCCCAAGCTACCCAaggtgaggggagaagaggccAGTCATGTTTTTAGTTCTATTTCTGTCATGTTTCCTCACAACTCTCCTactttcttcctgtctcctcctccctccatctctcctcctccctccatctgtcctcctccctccatctcctcctccctccagagggTGGTGGTGTATCGTATCCTGCCAGCTCTCACCTCTGAGTTTGTGAACCCAGACATGGTTCCCTTCATCCTCCCCAACGTGCTGCTCATAGCGGAGGAGTGCAGCAAGGAGGAGTACGTCAGACTCATTCTCCCAGACCTCACCCCTGTCTTCAAACAGCAGGAGCCTGTgcaggtacacacgcacacgcacgcacacccgctcgcacacatgcatgcacacacatcagttTGCTAGCACAAACGTGTCAATGATTATGCGTGAAGAACTCATCATAATTAGCGATGGCCTAACCTGGGTTAAGGGGCTTGACTGTAGgtgtcggtctctctctctcgctctctctcgctctctctccccttctttccaTGCTGCAGGCGAGCAACATGGTAAGTGGTATGCCTGTAGCTGTTTGTCTGAAGTGTTACTCTAACATTACACACAGCTTCCTATACCCACTACTACTTCATTCACCTCAGTAAAAGTCATATTTAGTtgaactctctctgtgtgtgtgtgtcttccatgTTGACGGTGTGTGTCGCCCTGTCCTCCATGTTgaccgtgtgtgcgtgtctccagATCCTGCTGATCTTCCTCCAGAAGATGGATCTGCTTCTGACCAAGACCCCAGCAGAGGACATCAAGAACAGTGTGCTGCCGATGGTGTATCGGGCCCTGGAGGCTCCGTCCATACAGATACAggtgcctagcctagcctagctacacTTATGCCTAGCCTAGCTACACTtatgcctagcctagcctagctacacttatgcctagcctagcctagctacacTTATGCCTAGCCTAGCTACACTTATGCCTAGCCTAGCTACACTTATGCCTAGCCTAGCTACACTTATGCCTAGCCTAGCTACACTtatgcctagcctagcctagctacacTTATGCCTAGCCTAGCTACACTTATGCCTAGCCTAGCTACACTTATGCCTAGCCTAGCTACACTTATGCCTAGCCTAGCTACACTTATGCCTAGCCTAGCTACACTtatgcctagcctagcctagctacacTTATGCCTAGCCTAGTTACACTTATGCCATACCTACACCTAGTTTGACCAGCTATGCCTACACCTAGCCTAGCTATGCCTAGCCTAGCAAAGCTACACATTTTATAATAACCCAAACCCCCGTAACCCTGTCCGAGCCcgctggcagctgtgctcccCGGGCTGATCTGATGCGTGTTCCCTCTCCAGGAGCTTTGTCTCAACATCATCCCCACCTTCGCCAACCTGATCGACTACCCCTCTATGAAGAACTCTCTCATTCCTCGGATCAAATCAGCCTGCCTGCAGACGTCCTCCCTGGCCGTCAGtcgccctcctcctcagagAGCACATTCTCTGCTCATTCTGTTCTTGCATGTCGTAAACCAGGTGCAGGCTGTCTTTAATGGTGTGTGTATAATTATCCCATGTGTGTAGGTGCGTGTCAACTCCCTGGTGTGCCTGGGGAAGATTCTGGAGTATCTGGATAAGTGGTTTGTGATAGACGAGGTGCTCCCCTTCCTGCAGCAGATCCCCTCCAGGGAGCCTGCCGTGCTCATGGGGATCCTGGGTACGTAGGCCGGCAGGCACACCGTGGTGGACTGTGTGAACTTTGAGAAGCTGATTGGTCTGGACTGTGTGAACTTTGAGAAGCTGATTGGTCTGGACTGTGTGAACTTTGAGAAGCTGATTGGTCTGGACTGTGTGAACTTTGAGAAGCTGATTGGTCTGGACTGTGTGAACTTTGAGAAGCTGGTTGATCTGGACTGTGTGAACATTTAGAAGCTGGTTGATCTGGACTGTGTGAACATTGAGAAGCTGGTTGATCTGGACTGTGTGAACATTGAGAATCTGGTTGGTCTGGACTGTTCCCTCCAGGTATCTACAAGTGCACCTTCACACACAAGAAACTGGGGATTCCCAAAGAGCACCTTGCTGCCAAGAGTCTCCCTCATCTGGTGTCCCTCAGCATCGACAACAACCTCAACCTCAGCCAGGTAGCTAACCTCCACCTCAGCCAGGTAGCTAACCTCCACCTCAGCCAGGTAGCTAACCTCCACCTCAGCCAGGTAGCTAACCTCCACCTCAGCCAGGTAGCTAACCTCCACCTCAGCCAGGTAGCTAACCTCCACCTCAGCCAGGTAGCTAACCTCCACCTCAGCCAGGTAGCTAACCTCCACCTCAGCCAGGTAGctaacctccacctcctctgtgtTCAGTTCAACTCGTTCATGCTGGTGATCAGGGAGATGCTGAGTCGTATGGAGGCGGAGCATAAGACCAAGCTGGAGCAGCTGCACGCCATGCAGGAGCAGCAGAGGTaccaacacctcacacacaacttagcaacactgtctgtgtgtgcaggtcaggtgtgtgcaggtcaggtgtgtgtgtgtgtgtgcaggccaggtgtgtgtgtgtgtgtgtgtgtgtgtgtgtgtgtgcaggccaggtgtgtgtgcaggccaggtgtgtgtgcaggccaggtgtgtgcaggtcaggtgtgtgtgtgtgtgtgtgtgtgcaggtcaggtgtgtgtgcaggtcaggtgtgtgtgcaggtcaggtgtgtgtgtgtgtgtgtgtgtgtgcaggtcaggtgtgtgtgcaggtcaggtgtgtgcaggtcaggtgtgtgtgtgtgtgtgcaggccaggtgtgtgtgtgtgtgtgtgtgtgtgcaggccaggtgtgtgtgtgcaggtcaggtgtgtgtgtttgtgcaggccaggtgtgtgtgtgtgtgtgcaggccaggtgtgtgtgtgtgcaggtcaggtgtgtgtgtgtgcaggccaggtgtgtgtgtgtgtgtgcaggccaggtgtgtgtgtgtgtgtgtgcaggtcaggtgtgtgtgtgtgtgcaggtcaggtcaggtgtgtgtgtgcaggccaggtgtgtgtgtgtgtgtgcaggccaggtgtgtgtgtgtgtgtgtgtgcaggccaggtgtgtgtgtgtgtgtgcaggccaggtgtgtgtgtgtgtgcaggtcaggtgtgtgtgttgacacctGTGTCCTATCATCCTCAGGAGTCTGAATATCTCCAACCAGGGGAACCAATCAGAACAGACCAAGAGCACTCCAAGCCCTGGCAACCAGGTGAGAGgctgttgccatgacaacagaAGCAGCCCTTATGTGTGTTccatgggtatgtgtgt of the Osmerus mordax isolate fOsmMor3 chromosome 17, fOsmMor3.pri, whole genome shotgun sequence genome contains:
- the LOC136959993 gene encoding B-cell receptor-associated protein 29-like isoform X1, which encodes MTLQWTAVALFLYVEIGILLIFCLPFISARRWQNIFQLSIWNRMARFGNKFFLTMIIVLVVLFLDAVREVRKYSGSEQSKDPKLHPNMFDHLHMKLFRAQRNLYISGFSLFLWLVMRRVTTLISQLASAESSTASLQTQADSANQVAKQHMKYNELLKQTLLERKGDEATREGNQMLRKEVEKLKAELKGSEEVLRRSEAELQALKEQQEGLALEYDSLMKEHHKLQVTLPPSLISLSFLCLSLSYSRLCRCSCILFKLVFISFINVSLSFSLPPLDSPGGRRRQEGSVVLGSPPIRTKPHHPSLLHGITRGVLWRPLPSPGL
- the LOC136959993 gene encoding B-cell receptor-associated protein 29-like isoform X2 gives rise to the protein MTLQWTAVALFLYVEIGILLIFCLPFISARRWQNIFQLSIWNRMARFGNKFFLTMIIVLVVLFLDAVREVRKYSGSEQSKDPKLHPNMFDHLHMKLFRAQRNLYISGFSLFLWLVMRRVTTLISQLASAESSTASLQTQADSANQVAKQHMKYNELLKQTLLERKGDEATREGNQMLRKEVEKLKAELKGSEEVLRRSEAELQALKEQQEGLALEYDSLMKEHHKLQILQEEGGDKKDL
- the scyl2 gene encoding SCY1-like protein 2, with protein sequence MESMLNKLKSTVTKVTADVTSAVMGNPVTREFEVGRHIASGGPGMSWRIYNGTKKSTKQEVAVFVLDKKMLEKHQRFDKEQVLESLKRGVQQLTRLRHPRLLTVQHPLEESRDSLAFCTEPVFASLANVLGQTDNLPSPVPPDIRDYSLYAVETKYGLLQVSEGLAFLHSGVKMVHGNLCPENIILNKSGAWKIMGFDFSISSTNPSDTEPKFSCREWEPNLPPLCLPNPSYLAPEYILSVSCDTASDMYSLGVLVHAIFNQGAPVLQVNQNDIFKSFSRQLDQLSRLGPSMLTVPEEVREHVKMLLSITPTVRPDADQMTKIPFFDDVGAVTLQYFDSLFQRDNLQKSQFYKGLPKVLPKLPKRVVVYRILPALTSEFVNPDMVPFILPNVLLIAEECSKEEYVRLILPDLTPVFKQQEPVQILLIFLQKMDLLLTKTPAEDIKNSVLPMVYRALEAPSIQIQELCLNIIPTFANLIDYPSMKNSLIPRIKSACLQTSSLAVRVNSLVCLGKILEYLDKWFVIDEVLPFLQQIPSREPAVLMGILGIYKCTFTHKKLGIPKEHLAAKSLPHLVSLSIDNNLNLSQFNSFMLVIREMLSRMEAEHKTKLEQLHAMQEQQRSLNISNQGNQSEQTKSTPSPGNQMDDIFGAAGVNGRENGSSAPASQPNRMSLTLEEKQRLAKEQEQAAKLRSQKPLNPQTVTPDTPTPQAKDLSSSLLASMPSLGSLSLSPSPRPGPLQASPMPAFPSSRPPSITNGFNPAVAFPAGGLGLAMRPPGPSLYGGMATTTSTPNFSSLTQPPSGPPGRTPDMSALDSLFTPNKPKVSLNQMGPKPAPVAGTPWLGQFGTVQPSPAPMQPAPPAMGGGSGFGMQANPFFSPQNFAPPSAAPSGMQGGLKQSTSVNNDLKDLFG